One part of the Arthrobacter sp. EM1 genome encodes these proteins:
- a CDS encoding erythromycin esterase family protein, whose translation MTSGTAKSAVLAEIHSLARPLTTDRDLNGLVRRAGDCRFVAIGEASHGTHEFYTWRDTLSRRLIEEEGYNWIGVEGDWPDCWRINRWVRGETGQDQGVHALLAGFGRWPTWLWANEEVAAFLDWLRSWNIRRPMSRRVGFYGLDVYSLWDSLREIISWLRDNEPGAVPAALRAWQCFVPHHEDPQRYAWSTRLVPQSCEADVIALLTEVRSRVSGPGGHDEGAFDAVQNAEVAANAEHYYRIMVRGDRQSWNIRDHHMADTIDRLSKHLGADSKGLIWAHNTHVGDARATDMTQDGLVNVGQLLRERHAAEGVLLVGLACHRGGVIAADAWGSHERVLPVPAARPGSHEDFLHEALGAEAVLEFNADRNGPWLSSWLGHRAIGVLYHPERELGNYVPTRMGERYDALVWFEHTRPLRPIHHEAPPREPEFATEPTGF comes from the coding sequence GTGACCTCGGGCACCGCGAAATCCGCGGTATTGGCCGAAATACACTCGCTGGCCCGGCCCTTGACGACCGACCGGGACCTCAACGGGCTCGTCCGGCGGGCCGGGGACTGCCGGTTCGTCGCGATTGGCGAAGCGTCCCACGGAACACACGAGTTCTATACCTGGCGCGACACCCTCAGCAGGCGCCTGATCGAAGAGGAGGGCTATAACTGGATCGGTGTCGAGGGGGATTGGCCCGATTGCTGGCGGATCAACCGCTGGGTGCGCGGCGAGACCGGGCAGGACCAGGGGGTCCATGCCCTGCTCGCGGGATTTGGACGCTGGCCCACCTGGCTGTGGGCGAACGAGGAAGTTGCGGCCTTCCTGGACTGGCTCCGAAGCTGGAATATCCGCCGTCCGATGAGCCGGCGGGTCGGTTTCTACGGGCTCGACGTGTACTCGCTCTGGGATTCGCTCCGAGAAATCATCAGTTGGCTTCGGGACAACGAGCCCGGCGCGGTACCCGCGGCCCTGCGAGCCTGGCAGTGCTTCGTGCCCCACCACGAAGACCCGCAAAGGTACGCCTGGAGCACGAGGCTGGTCCCGCAGTCCTGCGAGGCTGACGTCATCGCCCTCCTCACCGAGGTCAGAAGCAGGGTGTCCGGCCCGGGCGGGCACGACGAAGGAGCGTTCGACGCGGTGCAGAACGCCGAGGTGGCAGCCAACGCCGAGCACTATTACCGGATCATGGTCCGCGGTGACCGCCAGTCCTGGAACATCCGGGACCACCACATGGCCGATACCATCGACCGGCTCAGCAAACACCTGGGTGCCGACTCGAAGGGACTCATTTGGGCGCACAACACCCATGTGGGGGATGCCCGGGCTACGGATATGACGCAGGACGGGCTGGTGAACGTGGGGCAATTGCTGCGCGAACGGCACGCCGCCGAGGGCGTGCTGCTGGTGGGCCTCGCCTGCCACCGGGGCGGGGTAATCGCGGCGGACGCCTGGGGCAGCCACGAGCGGGTCCTGCCGGTTCCGGCCGCGCGCCCGGGCAGCCACGAGGATTTCCTGCACGAGGCACTGGGGGCGGAAGCGGTGCTGGAGTTCAATGCCGACAGGAACGGGCCTTGGCTCTCGAGCTGGCTTGGCCACCGGGCGATAGGTGTCCTCTACCACCCTGAGCGGGAGCTGGGGAATTACGTTCCGACCCGGATGGGTGAGCGCTACGACGCGCTGGTCTGGTTCGAGCACACCCGCCCGCTGCGACCGATTCACCATGAGGCTCCGCCGCGGGAACCGGAATTTGCAACTGAGCCGACCGGCTTCTAG
- a CDS encoding hotdog fold thioesterase, which produces MTDNFTPGPYTAELAAAGIPEEMHDWLGHYGVGALVVKMGIHFVEMSPERTVGTMPVEGNTQVAGILHGGAHVVLAETLGSFAAGMHAGPQRQALGIDVSATHHRAITAGTVTGTCTAIHLGRTLTTHEIVMTDEQGRRLSTARITNLIRDIAE; this is translated from the coding sequence ATGACGGACAATTTCACGCCGGGCCCGTACACGGCCGAGCTGGCGGCAGCCGGGATTCCCGAGGAAATGCACGATTGGCTGGGGCACTACGGTGTGGGCGCCCTGGTGGTGAAGATGGGCATCCATTTCGTGGAGATGAGTCCCGAGCGCACTGTTGGCACCATGCCGGTGGAAGGCAACACCCAGGTCGCCGGCATCCTGCACGGCGGTGCCCACGTGGTGCTTGCCGAGACGCTTGGTTCCTTTGCTGCCGGAATGCATGCCGGGCCGCAGCGGCAGGCGCTGGGAATCGACGTCAGCGCCACGCATCACCGGGCAATCACCGCGGGCACGGTGACCGGCACGTGCACTGCCATCCACCTTGGCCGCACCCTGACCACGCACGAGATCGTGATGACGGACGAGCAGGGCCGCAGGCTCTCGACCGCGCGCATCACCAACCTGATCCGCGACATCGCCGAGTAG
- a CDS encoding dihydrofolate reductase family protein: MPGFQYFVASSLDGFIATADDELDWLLQFDGFAGGKESYEAFMAEVGCIVMGGETYAWLRKNEPGHWPYPTTACWVFTRHELSAPPGANVTFVRGPVAEFVADLEAEAGDRNVWIVGGGVLAAQFADAGALDEIIISIIPVVLGSGKPVLPMSGPTAPMELLYAHTMGRGIMELRYRFGRAQA; the protein is encoded by the coding sequence ATGCCTGGATTCCAGTATTTTGTTGCGTCCTCGCTGGACGGATTCATCGCCACCGCCGACGACGAACTGGACTGGCTGCTCCAGTTCGACGGCTTCGCCGGGGGCAAGGAAAGCTATGAAGCCTTTATGGCGGAGGTGGGCTGCATCGTGATGGGCGGTGAGACCTACGCCTGGCTAAGGAAGAACGAACCCGGCCACTGGCCCTACCCAACGACGGCGTGCTGGGTCTTCACACGCCACGAACTCTCCGCCCCGCCCGGTGCGAACGTGACGTTTGTCCGCGGTCCCGTGGCCGAGTTCGTTGCTGATCTCGAGGCCGAAGCGGGAGACCGGAATGTCTGGATCGTCGGGGGCGGCGTACTCGCAGCCCAATTCGCGGATGCCGGCGCGCTGGACGAGATCATTATTTCGATAATTCCCGTTGTCCTCGGCAGCGGCAAGCCGGTGCTGCCGATGTCGGGGCCGACGGCACCGATGGAGCTGCTTTACGCGCACACCATGGGCCGGGGCATCATGGAACTGCGCTACCGTTTCGGGCGCGCCCAGGCATAG
- a CDS encoding universal stress protein: MKKPIVVGINGSAGSKAALAWALERAARDKLPVTVIHAVDDRWMTPDFQYHELIRQAGTELLQEAKASASGQAPSVKVDVELGHGSGSSVLRDAAKEASLVVVGEHDKHWLDGGPMSDRALQIVSASEASAAVIPLKAGAGNHGVVVGVDGSEESLQAVNFAAAEADRGSDELTVVFAFRRPARWIETQLPESGLAESILEEDRVVLAESVAGLGDKYPDLIVHQRLETDTEPAKALVEAARDARLLVVGSRGHGGFSRMLLGSTAHAVLLSLPCPTIVTRVHKVKHKD, translated from the coding sequence ATGAAAAAGCCAATCGTCGTCGGTATCAACGGATCAGCCGGAAGCAAGGCCGCGCTGGCATGGGCCCTCGAACGCGCGGCCCGCGACAAGCTTCCCGTCACGGTGATCCACGCCGTGGATGACCGCTGGATGACCCCGGATTTCCAGTACCACGAACTCATCAGGCAGGCCGGCACGGAACTGCTCCAGGAGGCGAAGGCCAGCGCCAGCGGACAGGCCCCCAGTGTCAAGGTCGACGTCGAACTCGGTCACGGCAGCGGCAGCTCGGTGCTGCGGGACGCCGCCAAGGAAGCATCGTTGGTGGTCGTGGGCGAGCACGACAAACACTGGTTGGACGGCGGCCCCATGTCGGATCGTGCCCTGCAGATCGTCTCCGCCTCCGAAGCTTCCGCAGCTGTCATTCCGCTCAAGGCCGGCGCGGGGAACCACGGCGTTGTGGTGGGAGTGGACGGTTCCGAAGAATCCCTCCAGGCCGTGAACTTCGCGGCCGCGGAGGCAGACCGCGGCAGTGACGAGTTGACAGTCGTCTTCGCCTTCCGCAGGCCGGCGCGCTGGATCGAAACCCAGCTGCCGGAGAGCGGGCTCGCGGAATCCATCCTTGAGGAGGACCGGGTCGTCCTGGCGGAATCCGTCGCAGGGCTGGGCGATAAGTATCCGGACCTGATTGTCCACCAGCGCCTGGAGACCGACACCGAACCCGCCAAAGCCCTGGTCGAAGCCGCCAGGGACGCACGGCTCCTCGTGGTTGGCAGCCGCGGCCACGGGGGCTTTTCCCGGATGCTGCTCGGCTCCACAGCCCACGCCGTCCTCCTCAGCTTGCCGTGCCCGACCATCGTTACCCGGGTCCACAAGGTTAAGCACAAGGACTGA
- a CDS encoding MBL fold metallo-hydrolase: protein MTHQQPTLRFLGATDTVTGSRYLLEAGGKLVLVDCGLFQGYKRSRERNRTPFPVPPESIDAVVLTHAHLDHTGYVPVLVRNGFAGPVIATEGTTDLCKLLLPDSGYLQEEEARYATHRGSAGHNPALPLYTAADAVASLNSFTVRAFDDPLDLGGGMVLTLLPAGHILGAAQVHVRMGSRSVHFTGDLGRSDDPLMFPPRPLPATDVLVTESTYGNRKHSTVAPEKQLADIINRVAKRGGVVLVAAFAVGRAETLMLHLSRLRSKNLIPDIPVYLNSPMAIDASGMYQRHPEEHRLGEQEYRNMYKIARLTRSVDESKLLNLRGGPMIIISASGMLTGGRILHHLAAYGPDPKNAVILSGYQAGGTRGAALAAGGRELRVYGEDIVVRAEVIQMESLSAHADADGIIAWMKAAETAPRMTYITHGEPDASDALRLRIKRELGWRARVPEHLETISVEEPW from the coding sequence CAGCCGAGAACGCAACCGGACACCGTTTCCGGTCCCGCCGGAATCAATCGACGCCGTCGTCCTGACCCATGCGCATCTGGACCACACCGGTTACGTTCCCGTCCTGGTGCGCAATGGATTCGCCGGTCCGGTGATCGCCACTGAAGGCACCACCGACCTGTGCAAGCTGCTCCTTCCCGACAGCGGCTACCTGCAGGAGGAGGAAGCCCGGTACGCCACCCACAGGGGATCGGCCGGGCACAACCCGGCGCTGCCGCTCTACACCGCAGCTGACGCCGTCGCTTCGCTCAACAGTTTCACTGTCCGTGCTTTTGACGATCCACTGGACCTCGGCGGCGGGATGGTGCTGACGCTCCTGCCGGCGGGCCATATCCTCGGCGCCGCGCAGGTCCACGTGCGGATGGGCTCCCGGTCGGTGCACTTCACCGGGGACCTGGGACGGTCTGATGACCCGCTGATGTTCCCGCCACGGCCCCTGCCAGCGACCGACGTACTGGTCACTGAATCGACCTACGGGAACCGGAAGCACTCCACCGTGGCTCCGGAGAAGCAACTGGCGGACATTATTAACCGGGTCGCGAAGCGCGGCGGCGTGGTGCTGGTCGCGGCGTTCGCCGTCGGCCGGGCCGAGACGTTGATGCTGCACCTGTCCCGGCTCCGCAGCAAGAACCTGATCCCGGACATCCCCGTGTACCTGAACAGCCCAATGGCGATCGATGCCTCCGGGATGTATCAGCGCCACCCCGAAGAGCACCGGCTTGGCGAGCAGGAATACCGGAACATGTACAAAATCGCCCGGCTCACCCGCTCCGTTGATGAATCCAAGCTGCTGAACCTCCGCGGCGGCCCCATGATCATCATCTCCGCCAGCGGAATGCTCACCGGCGGAAGGATCCTGCACCATCTCGCCGCCTACGGGCCGGATCCGAAGAACGCTGTGATCCTCAGCGGATACCAGGCCGGCGGCACCCGTGGCGCCGCCCTCGCGGCCGGCGGGCGCGAGCTCCGCGTTTATGGTGAGGACATCGTGGTCCGCGCTGAAGTGATCCAAATGGAAAGCCTCTCTGCGCACGCGGACGCCGACGGCATCATCGCGTGGATGAAGGCCGCCGAAACAGCACCACGGATGACTTACATCACCCACGGAGAGCCGGACGCCTCCGATGCCCTGCGCCTGCGGATCAAGCGTGAACTCGGCTGGCGGGCCCGGGTTCCCGAGCACCTCGAAACGATCTCCGTTGAGGAGCCCTGGTGA
- a CDS encoding inorganic phosphate transporter — protein sequence MQITIMVALVISLALFFDFTNGFHDTANAMATPIATGAIKPKTAVALAAVLNLVGAFLSTEVARTVSGGIIKEGADGIQITPEIIFAGLMGAILWNMITWLKGLPSSSSHALFGGLIGAAIAGIGIHSVNFSSLTQKVILPAIFAPIIAGGVAYLCTKLAYALTSRHDPDTGSKLTQKRGGFRTGQIFTSSLVALAHGTNDAQKTMGIITLVLIAAGSQQPGSGPQLWVIAACALAIALGTYSGGWRIIRTMGSGLTDVKPAQGFAAESSTASAILASSHLGFALSTTQVASGSVIGSGLGRRGTTVRWGTAGRIALGWLFTLPAAGLMGALTALLVNTGVGGVVIAAVAGTAAVTYMFVHSNKSRVGHHNAVEVEEAGTAVHFRKKKARAAAGTNNKPKGEL from the coding sequence GTGCAAATCACCATCATGGTGGCGCTGGTGATATCGCTGGCACTTTTTTTTGACTTCACCAACGGATTTCATGACACCGCCAACGCGATGGCCACCCCCATTGCCACCGGCGCCATCAAACCCAAAACGGCGGTCGCCCTCGCGGCGGTCCTGAACCTGGTGGGAGCATTCCTGTCCACGGAAGTGGCCAGGACCGTGTCAGGCGGAATTATCAAGGAAGGTGCCGACGGCATCCAGATCACACCGGAGATCATCTTCGCCGGCCTGATGGGCGCCATCCTCTGGAACATGATCACCTGGCTCAAAGGCCTGCCGTCGAGTTCCTCGCACGCATTATTTGGCGGTCTGATCGGTGCGGCCATCGCCGGGATCGGGATCCATTCGGTTAACTTCTCGTCCCTGACACAGAAGGTGATCCTGCCCGCCATCTTTGCGCCGATCATCGCCGGCGGTGTTGCGTACCTGTGCACCAAGCTTGCGTATGCGCTGACTTCCCGGCACGATCCGGATACCGGCAGCAAGCTCACCCAGAAGCGCGGCGGATTCCGGACCGGCCAGATTTTCACCTCCAGCCTCGTTGCCCTTGCCCACGGGACCAACGACGCACAAAAGACGATGGGCATCATCACGCTGGTGCTGATTGCTGCGGGCAGCCAGCAGCCGGGCTCCGGACCTCAACTCTGGGTCATCGCCGCCTGCGCCCTCGCCATCGCGCTTGGTACCTACTCCGGTGGCTGGCGCATCATCCGCACGATGGGATCCGGGCTTACCGACGTCAAGCCGGCACAGGGCTTTGCCGCCGAAAGCAGCACGGCTTCCGCCATCCTGGCCTCCTCCCATCTGGGGTTTGCACTGTCCACCACGCAGGTAGCGTCCGGCTCCGTAATCGGTTCAGGCTTGGGCCGGCGCGGGACCACCGTACGATGGGGCACCGCTGGGCGGATTGCGCTGGGTTGGCTCTTCACCCTTCCGGCTGCGGGGTTGATGGGGGCGCTCACGGCACTGCTGGTGAATACCGGCGTCGGCGGCGTGGTGATTGCCGCCGTGGCCGGCACTGCGGCCGTGACCTACATGTTTGTGCACTCGAACAAGTCGCGGGTCGGACACCACAATGCCGTAGAAGTCGAGGAAGCCGGCACGGCCGTGCACTTCCGCAAGAAAAAGGCACGCGCCGCCGCCGGCACCAACAACAAGCCGAAGGGCGAGCTCTGA